TGGAAGAGATTGACAAAGAGAAGAGCAGTAAAGATGATATTGATGTTAGACTCAAGTGGCTTGGTCTCCTTCACAGAAGGAAGCATCGACGTAAGCATTAACTTGTCAAGTTTTAGTAGATTCTTTGAAAGTATATTTGATTTAACTGTCCATAATCCATTTTGTATCTAAATGCTTTGAAGATTACTAGATCAGTTCCTTGctgtaaattgtttttaatgatcAGATTGTAGATTTATGATCAGATTGAAGTTACCAAATGGGGTAACAACAAGTGCACAAACAAGATACCTGGCGAGTGTGATAAGGAAATATGGGAAAGATGGTTGGGCAGATGTGACAACTAGACAAAACTGGCAAATCCGTGGTGCGTGTTGCCTGATGTGCCAGAAATACTAAAGAGTCTTGCAGAAGTTGGCTTGACAGGTCTGCAGAGTGGCATGGACAACGTTAGAAACCCTGTGGGGAATCCTCTTGCTGGGATTGATCCAGATGAGATTGTTGATACCGGGCCTTATACCAACTTGCTGTCTCAATTTATCACCTCCAATTCTCGTGGCAATCCTGCTTTCACTAACTTGGAAGTTTCCTCACTTCTATATTAATGTGATAAATGCGGAGTTATTTTCAGTGACCTTAACCCCTCTCTCTGTCTTTCTAGGCCAAGGAAGTGGAATGTATGTGTTGTGGGTTCTCATGATCTTTACGAGCATCCTCACATCAATGATCTTGCTTACGTGCCTCCTTTGAAGGACTTGCGGTTTGGATTCAATTTTCTTGTGGGTGGGCTCTTTAGTCCCAAGCGACGTGCTGAGGCAGTTCCTCTTGATGCCTGGGTCCCAGTTTGCAGAGCAGTTTTAGAGGCCTGCATAGATCTTGGCTTCAGAAGGAACAGGCAAAAAACAAGAATGATGTGGTGGTTGATTGACGAGCTTGTGAGTCATCGTTCATCTTTTGACACGTCATTTGTTCCCCTTATCTTCACTTAGTATTTCCCTCATCAAACGAATTCTGTATAAATGCAGGGCATTGAAGGATTCAGATCAGAAGTAGTGAAAAGAATTCCCCATCAATGGCTAGAGAATCTTCTGAAGATTTGATTCAAAAGCAATGGGAAAGGATCAAGGAGGGGTTATTTCGGTGTTCATTCACAGAAGCAGGAGGGTTTTAGGCTTTTAGCTACGTAGGTCTTCACATTCCTGTTGGTCGTGTCCAAGCAGATGACATGGATGGGCTAGCTCATCTAGCTGACATTTATGGCCCCGGCGAACTCAGACTCACTGCAGAGCAGAACATCATAATTCCCAATATCGAGAACTCAAAGATTGAAGCCTTACTTAAAGATCTTCTATTGAAAGACAGTTTCTCACCCGAACCACCTCTTCTCATGAAAGTGTTGGTAAGCATGCACTGGCAACCAGTTTTGCGGGCAAGCAATAATTGAAACAAAGGCCTTGGAGGTAACCGAGGAGGTGCAGAGGTTAGTGTCAGTGCCTCGACCAGTGAGAATGCATTGGACAGGCTGTCCTAATACCTGTGGGCAGGTGCAAGTTGCCGATATTGGGTTCATGGGCTGCATGGCAAGAGATGAAAATGGGAAAGTTTGTGAAGGAGCAGATGTGTATGTAGGAGCAAGAGTTGGGAGTGACTCGCTTTTGGGAGAGCTTTATAAGAAAAGTGTACGTTCCCTGCAA
This region of Populus trichocarpa isolate Nisqually-1 chromosome 9, P.trichocarpa_v4.1, whole genome shotgun sequence genomic DNA includes:
- the LOC18102107 gene encoding LOW QUALITY PROTEIN: ferredoxin--nitrite reductase, chloroplastic (The sequence of the model RefSeq protein was modified relative to this genomic sequence to represent the inferred CDS: inserted 1 base in 1 codon) — translated: MSSLSVRFLTPPLSHATPSSSARQRLFAGPPTVAQPVDAGRLEPRVDERDGYYVLKEKFRQGINPQEKVKIKTEPMKLFMENGIEELAKLSMEEIDKEKSSKDDIDVRLKWLGLLHRRKHRHCRFMIRLKLPNGVTTSAQTRYLASVIRKYGKDGWADVTTRQNWQIRGXVLPDVPEILKSLAEVGLTGLQSGMDNVRNPVGNPLAGIDPDEIVDTGPYTNLLSQFITSNSRGNPAFTNLEVSSLLY